A region from the Vicia villosa cultivar HV-30 ecotype Madison, WI linkage group LG3, Vvil1.0, whole genome shotgun sequence genome encodes:
- the LOC131660954 gene encoding pentatricopeptide repeat-containing protein At5g27460 isoform X1, with protein MATHSLNTFLQRSISFVLSARNLRTQAESRASAFSDKPNLKSLIAGFKSPSRSPLPVLQNWIDQGNKLSPSELRCISRTLIKSKRYNHAFEVLKWMENQKQFRPNPADHAMKVELIIENYGLMEAEEYFMSIRDSAGKKAAYLLLLRGYVRDRDTSKAESFMEKLYELGLVVNPHPYNEMMKLYLATCEYRKVPLVIQQMKRNKIPCNVLSYNLWMNACDEGKGYGVAAVETVFRAMQNDENVEVGWSSLVTLANAYMKAGQSEKAILVLKNAEEKLSTCDRLGYFFIITLYASLKQKEGVLRLWEASKTVSGRISCANYICILTCLVKLGDIARAERIFKEWESNCLKYDIRVSNVLLGAYVRNGSIEEAEALHLHTLQKGGYPNYKTWEILIEGYVKRQRMDEAIIAMKRALAMVKDCHWRPPQGLVLAIAEYLEKCGNFEYANEYITDIRNLGLGSLSLYKILLRMHFSAKKPPLHILKMINEDKIEMDSETFSILKAFTDRLKCLEEKQ; from the exons ATGGCGACCCACTCTCTCAACACCTTCCTACAACG CAGCATCAGTTTTGTTTTGAGCGCACGAAATCTTCGGACCCAAGCAGAATCTCGCGCTTCTGCATTTTCAGACAAACCGAACCTGAAAAGCCTAATTGCTGGATTCAAATCTCCTAGTCGGAGTCCATTGCCGGTGCTTCAAAATTGGATCGACCAAGGTAACAAGCTTTCGCCCTCGGAACTCAGGTGCATCTCCAGAACCCTAATAAAATCGAAACGCTACAACCACGCATTTGAG GTATTGAAGTGGATGGAGAACCAAAAGCAATTCCGTCCAAACCCAGCTGATCATGCTATGAAAGTGGAGTTAATCATTGAAAATTATGGCCTAATGGAAGCTGAAGAATATTTTATGAGCATACGTGACTCGGCTGGAAAGAAAGCTGCCTATCTCCTACTTCTACGTGGCTATGTTAGAGACAGGGACACCAGTAAAGCTGAGAGTTTCATGGAGAAGCTCTATGAACTGGGGCTAGTGGTGAACCCTCATCCGTATAATGAGATGATGAAACTATATCTTGCTACATGTGAGTACCGGAAGGTACCCCTTGTTATCCAGCAAATGAAACGGAATAAAATACCCTGCAATGTTCTGTCCTACAACCTTTGGATGAATGCTTGTGATGAGGGAAAAGGATATGGGGTTGCAGCAGTGGAAACAGTTTTTAGAGCAATGCAAAATGATGAGAATGTTGAGGTGGGATGGAGCAGTCTTGTTACTTTAGCCAATGCTTATATGAAAGCAGGACAATCTGAGAAAGCCATTTTGGTTCTCAAAAATGCTGAAGAGAAACTATCTACCTGTGATCGTCTCGGTTATTTCTTCATCATAACATTATATGCCTCTTTGAAGCAAAAGGAGGGAGTCTTGCGGTTGTGGGAAGCCAGTAAGACAGTTAGTGGAAGAATCAGTTGTGCTAACTACATTTGCATACTAACATGCTTGGTGAAGCTTGGGGACATAGCACGAgccgagagaatcttcaaagaatGGGAGTCTAATTGTCTGAAATATGATATCAGAGTCTCTAATGTTCTTTTAGGTGCTTATGTGCGGAATGGGTCAATTGAAGAAGCTGAAGCATTACATCTTCACACATTGCAGAAGGGTGGTTATCCAAACTACAAGACATGGGAGATTCTCATTGAAGGATATGTCAAGAGGCAAAGGATGGACGAGGCTATTATTGCCATGAAAAGAGCTTTGGCTATGGTGAAAGACTGTCATTGGAGGCCGCCACAAGGACTTGTATTAGCCATAGCTGAGTATTTGGAGAAATGTGGGaattttgaatatgcaaacgagTACATCACAGATATTCGTAATCTAGGTCTTGGAAGTTTATCATTGTATAAAATATTGCTTAGAATGCACTTTTCTGCTAAAAAACCACCTCTACATATCCTTAAAATGATCAATGAAGACAAAATTGAGATGGATAGTGAGACATTTTCCATTCTTAAAGCCTTCACAGATAG GTTGAAGTGTTTGGAGGAGAAGCAGTAA
- the LOC131660954 gene encoding pentatricopeptide repeat-containing protein At5g27460 isoform X2: MATHSLNTFLQRISFVLSARNLRTQAESRASAFSDKPNLKSLIAGFKSPSRSPLPVLQNWIDQGNKLSPSELRCISRTLIKSKRYNHAFEVLKWMENQKQFRPNPADHAMKVELIIENYGLMEAEEYFMSIRDSAGKKAAYLLLLRGYVRDRDTSKAESFMEKLYELGLVVNPHPYNEMMKLYLATCEYRKVPLVIQQMKRNKIPCNVLSYNLWMNACDEGKGYGVAAVETVFRAMQNDENVEVGWSSLVTLANAYMKAGQSEKAILVLKNAEEKLSTCDRLGYFFIITLYASLKQKEGVLRLWEASKTVSGRISCANYICILTCLVKLGDIARAERIFKEWESNCLKYDIRVSNVLLGAYVRNGSIEEAEALHLHTLQKGGYPNYKTWEILIEGYVKRQRMDEAIIAMKRALAMVKDCHWRPPQGLVLAIAEYLEKCGNFEYANEYITDIRNLGLGSLSLYKILLRMHFSAKKPPLHILKMINEDKIEMDSETFSILKAFTDRLKCLEEKQ; encoded by the exons ATGGCGACCCACTCTCTCAACACCTTCCTACAACG CATCAGTTTTGTTTTGAGCGCACGAAATCTTCGGACCCAAGCAGAATCTCGCGCTTCTGCATTTTCAGACAAACCGAACCTGAAAAGCCTAATTGCTGGATTCAAATCTCCTAGTCGGAGTCCATTGCCGGTGCTTCAAAATTGGATCGACCAAGGTAACAAGCTTTCGCCCTCGGAACTCAGGTGCATCTCCAGAACCCTAATAAAATCGAAACGCTACAACCACGCATTTGAG GTATTGAAGTGGATGGAGAACCAAAAGCAATTCCGTCCAAACCCAGCTGATCATGCTATGAAAGTGGAGTTAATCATTGAAAATTATGGCCTAATGGAAGCTGAAGAATATTTTATGAGCATACGTGACTCGGCTGGAAAGAAAGCTGCCTATCTCCTACTTCTACGTGGCTATGTTAGAGACAGGGACACCAGTAAAGCTGAGAGTTTCATGGAGAAGCTCTATGAACTGGGGCTAGTGGTGAACCCTCATCCGTATAATGAGATGATGAAACTATATCTTGCTACATGTGAGTACCGGAAGGTACCCCTTGTTATCCAGCAAATGAAACGGAATAAAATACCCTGCAATGTTCTGTCCTACAACCTTTGGATGAATGCTTGTGATGAGGGAAAAGGATATGGGGTTGCAGCAGTGGAAACAGTTTTTAGAGCAATGCAAAATGATGAGAATGTTGAGGTGGGATGGAGCAGTCTTGTTACTTTAGCCAATGCTTATATGAAAGCAGGACAATCTGAGAAAGCCATTTTGGTTCTCAAAAATGCTGAAGAGAAACTATCTACCTGTGATCGTCTCGGTTATTTCTTCATCATAACATTATATGCCTCTTTGAAGCAAAAGGAGGGAGTCTTGCGGTTGTGGGAAGCCAGTAAGACAGTTAGTGGAAGAATCAGTTGTGCTAACTACATTTGCATACTAACATGCTTGGTGAAGCTTGGGGACATAGCACGAgccgagagaatcttcaaagaatGGGAGTCTAATTGTCTGAAATATGATATCAGAGTCTCTAATGTTCTTTTAGGTGCTTATGTGCGGAATGGGTCAATTGAAGAAGCTGAAGCATTACATCTTCACACATTGCAGAAGGGTGGTTATCCAAACTACAAGACATGGGAGATTCTCATTGAAGGATATGTCAAGAGGCAAAGGATGGACGAGGCTATTATTGCCATGAAAAGAGCTTTGGCTATGGTGAAAGACTGTCATTGGAGGCCGCCACAAGGACTTGTATTAGCCATAGCTGAGTATTTGGAGAAATGTGGGaattttgaatatgcaaacgagTACATCACAGATATTCGTAATCTAGGTCTTGGAAGTTTATCATTGTATAAAATATTGCTTAGAATGCACTTTTCTGCTAAAAAACCACCTCTACATATCCTTAAAATGATCAATGAAGACAAAATTGAGATGGATAGTGAGACATTTTCCATTCTTAAAGCCTTCACAGATAG GTTGAAGTGTTTGGAGGAGAAGCAGTAA